In Magnetococcales bacterium, the sequence GGCAACATGGGGGAGAACAGCGCCACCGGGGTGGCTTTCACCCGTGACCCGGCCACCGGCGAACGCCGTTTTTACGGCGAATTTCTCATCAATGCCCAGGGCGAGGATGTGGTGGCGGGGATTCGCACGCCGCAGCAGATCACCCTGGTGGGCAAGGAGCGGCAGGGCAGCGATCTGCCCAGCATGGAAGAGGTCATGCCCAAGCTCTACAAGGAGCTGTGTGACATCTATGCCAAGCTGGAGGCCCACTATCGCGACATGCAGGACATGGAATTCACGGTGCAGCAGGGCAAACTGTGGATTCTGCAGACCCGTACCGGCAAACGCACCACCCGTGCGGCACTGAAAATCGCCGTGGACATGGTTCGGGAGGGATTGATCAAGAAGCGGGATGCGGTGAAGCGGGTCGATCCCAAGACGTTGGACCGTCTCTTCCATCCCATGCTGGATCCCAAGGGTAAGCGCACCGCACTGGCCAAGGGGTTGGCCGCTTCTCCCGGCGCGGCTTCCGGGCGGGTGGTCTTTTCGGCGGACAAGGCGGAGGAGCTGTCCAAACAGGGTGAGGATGTCATTCTGATCCGGGACGAGACCAGCCCCGAGGATATCCATGGCATGCATGCGGCCCGTGGCATCGTCACCGCCCGTGGGGGCATGACCTCCCACGCCGCCATCGTGGCGGTGGGCATGGGGCGGCCCTGCGTGGCCGGTTGCAGCGCCCTGCGCATCGACGAAAAGGCGGAAACCTTCCAGGTCAAGGATACCGTCGTCAAGGAAGGCGACTGGATCACCATGGACGGCTCCACCGGTGAGATTTTTCTGGACAAGATGGAGACCTTCCCCTCGGAGATCTTCCAGGTGCTGGTGGAGGGTACCCGCAAACCGGAGGATTCGGAGGTCTATCAGGATTTCGCCGCCCTCATGGGTTGGGCCGACGATCTGCGCCGTTTGCGGGTGCGCACCAATGCCGACACCCCGACGGACGCCATGTTGGCCCGTCGTTTCGGCGCGGAAGGCATCGGCCTGTGTCGCACGGAACACATGTTCTTCGAGGCGGAGCGCATCATTTCGGTGCGCAAGATGATTCTGGCGCACACCATCGAGGAGCGTCGCGCGGCGTTGGCGGAGATTCTGCCCATGCAGCGTTCCGACTTCGAGGGCATTTTCCGGGAGATGCGGGATCTGCCGGTGACCATCCGGCTGTTGGATCCCCCGTTGCACGAGTTCATTCCCCACGATGCCAAGGGGCAGAGCGAGGTGGCCAAGGCTCTGAAGGTGACGGTCAAGGCGGTGAAGGACCGGGTGGAGGCCCTCAAGGAGTTCAACCCCATGTTGGGGCATCGGGGCTGCCGGCTGGGTATCACCTATCCAGAAATTTACGAGATGCAGGTGCAGGCCATTATGGAAGCTGCTTGCAACCTGATCACCCGTGAAGGTTTTTCCATCACTCCCGAGATCATGATTCCGCTGGTGGGCAACGT encodes:
- a CDS encoding pyruvate, phosphate dikinase; translation: MSKKNVYIFGDGKADGDATLRNLLGGKGANLAEMSRLGLPVPAGFTITTEVCAHFSGHGGEYPKGLSKEVDEAIKKVEKVMGARFGDAANPLLLSVRSGARASMPGMMDTVLNLGLNEETAAGLVKQTGNGRFVYDSFRRFVQMYSDVVLGVDHSGFEALLNRKKAATGKTLDTEMSEEDWRDLVGQFKERVLLETGKAFPEDPREQLWGAIGAVFNSWMNQRAITYRRLNDIPEEWGTACNVQSMVFGNMGENSATGVAFTRDPATGERRFYGEFLINAQGEDVVAGIRTPQQITLVGKERQGSDLPSMEEVMPKLYKELCDIYAKLEAHYRDMQDMEFTVQQGKLWILQTRTGKRTTRAALKIAVDMVREGLIKKRDAVKRVDPKTLDRLFHPMLDPKGKRTALAKGLAASPGAASGRVVFSADKAEELSKQGEDVILIRDETSPEDIHGMHAARGIVTARGGMTSHAAIVAVGMGRPCVAGCSALRIDEKAETFQVKDTVVKEGDWITMDGSTGEIFLDKMETFPSEIFQVLVEGTRKPEDSEVYQDFAALMGWADDLRRLRVRTNADTPTDAMLARRFGAEGIGLCRTEHMFFEAERIISVRKMILAHTIEERRAALAEILPMQRSDFEGIFREMRDLPVTIRLLDPPLHEFIPHDAKGQSEVAKALKVTVKAVKDRVEALKEFNPMLGHRGCRLGITYPEIYEMQVQAIMEAACNLITREGFSITPEIMIPLVGNVKELSFLRDRCVVVADEVVAKAGVKVKYLIGTMIELPRAAVTADRIARVAEFFSFGTNDLTQTTMGLSRDDAGNFLGRYLELGLMEKDPFVSLDQEGVGELVRMGVEKGRSTRADLKVGICGEHGGDPASIHFCERVGLDYVSCSPFRVAIARLAAAQAALAAKGL